A part of Anaeromyxobacter diazotrophicus genomic DNA contains:
- a CDS encoding isoprenylcysteine carboxylmethyltransferase family protein: MVSPRAAYLALVALFAAERAVELALSRRHARALRARGAVEHGAGHYPAMVLLHGAFLAACAAGALLRPAPPRWALLAAAAALAAQALRWWAIAALGERWTTRVLVLPGAPPVTGGPYRFVRHPNYLAVAVELAALPLAWGLAGVALLFSVANAAVLAARVRAEERALGPVWRRAFEARGRFLPGSPRARFIPGAPHDRRAGARPPPPMPRGTP; encoded by the coding sequence ATGGTGAGCCCGCGCGCCGCCTACCTCGCCCTGGTGGCGCTCTTCGCCGCCGAGCGCGCGGTCGAGCTCGCCCTGTCGCGGCGGCACGCGCGGGCGCTCCGGGCGCGCGGCGCGGTGGAGCACGGCGCGGGCCACTACCCGGCCATGGTCCTCCTGCACGGCGCCTTCCTGGCCGCCTGCGCCGCCGGCGCGCTCCTCCGCCCGGCGCCGCCCCGCTGGGCGCTCCTCGCCGCGGCCGCCGCCCTCGCCGCGCAGGCGCTGCGCTGGTGGGCCATCGCGGCGCTGGGCGAGCGCTGGACGACCCGGGTGCTGGTGCTGCCCGGCGCGCCGCCGGTGACGGGCGGACCGTACCGCTTCGTGCGCCACCCGAACTACCTCGCGGTGGCGGTGGAGCTCGCCGCGCTGCCGCTCGCCTGGGGGCTCGCCGGCGTCGCGCTGCTCTTCTCGGTGGCCAACGCCGCGGTGCTGGCGGCGCGCGTGCGCGCCGAGGAGCGCGCGCTCGGGCCCGTCTGGCGGCGCGCGTTCGAGGCGCGGGGGCGGTTCCTCCCCGGGTCGCCGCGCGCCCGGTTCATCCCCGGCGCTCCCCATGATCGCAGGGCGGGGGCTCGTCCCCCGCCGCCGATGCCCCGGGGGACGCCGTGA
- a CDS encoding AMP-binding protein: protein MILSGGPPPAPAAPDLVALLARAARHPSGVTFLDLRERATALGWGEVHARARRAAAALAARGIAPGDRVALVLRTEPAFLDAFFGALLAGAVPVPLYPPVRLGRMDEYLAATARMVSVSGARLLVAGGAVRRLLGEVVARARPALGCAAAEDLSADGPALERRVDPSDLALVQFSSGSTVDPKPVALTHGSVVAQTAALLQLLRPGPADRLVSWLPLYHDMGLIGGLLGALAHPGPCVLIPPEHFLARPALWLRAVARHRGTISPAPSFAFAYAAERVRDEDLAGLDLGCWRVALDGAEPVSPRVLRRFAERFAPFGFDARALTPVYGLSEAALAVTFTPPGRGWRSRRLDPAALAARGEVEDGPREVVSVGVPVPGVEVAVRGEDGALLPPGRLGRILARGPSVMAGYLGQPAATARALAGGWLDTGDLGFVDGGELFVHGRAKDVVIVRGANHAPDELEAPLAAVEGLRPGCAVALGFDPAGEGEELLLLAERAAGADPAQDPRRAEAARQAVLERAGVRAHTVEILAPGTLPRTSSGKLRRGEALRRWQAGALAPPRRVNALALAKAAVRSWAGYARARLPRA from the coding sequence GTGATCCTCTCCGGCGGCCCACCGCCGGCGCCTGCGGCCCCCGACCTGGTGGCGCTGCTCGCCCGCGCCGCGCGCCACCCGAGCGGCGTCACCTTCCTCGACCTGCGCGAGCGCGCGACGGCGCTCGGCTGGGGGGAGGTCCACGCCCGCGCCCGCCGCGCCGCGGCCGCGCTCGCCGCGCGCGGGATCGCGCCGGGCGACCGGGTCGCGCTGGTGCTCCGCACCGAGCCCGCTTTCCTCGACGCCTTCTTCGGCGCGCTGCTCGCCGGGGCGGTGCCGGTGCCGCTCTACCCGCCGGTGCGCCTGGGGCGCATGGACGAGTACCTCGCCGCGACGGCGCGCATGGTGAGCGTCTCGGGGGCGCGCCTCCTCGTCGCCGGCGGCGCGGTGCGGCGGCTGCTCGGGGAGGTGGTGGCGCGGGCGCGGCCGGCGCTCGGCTGCGCCGCGGCCGAGGACCTGTCCGCGGACGGGCCCGCGCTCGAGCGGCGCGTCGACCCCTCCGACCTGGCGCTGGTGCAGTTCTCGTCCGGCTCGACGGTGGACCCGAAGCCGGTCGCGCTCACCCACGGGAGCGTGGTCGCGCAGACCGCCGCCCTGCTCCAGCTCCTCCGCCCCGGGCCGGCGGACCGGCTCGTCTCGTGGCTGCCGCTCTACCACGACATGGGGCTCATCGGCGGGCTGCTGGGCGCGCTCGCCCACCCCGGACCGTGCGTCCTCATCCCCCCCGAGCACTTCCTCGCCCGCCCCGCGCTGTGGCTGCGCGCCGTGGCCCGCCACCGCGGCACCATCTCGCCCGCGCCCAGCTTCGCCTTCGCCTACGCGGCCGAGCGCGTGCGGGACGAGGACCTGGCCGGCCTCGACCTCGGCTGCTGGCGGGTCGCGCTCGACGGCGCCGAGCCGGTCTCGCCCCGGGTGCTGCGCCGCTTCGCCGAGCGCTTCGCGCCCTTCGGCTTCGACGCCCGCGCGCTGACGCCGGTCTACGGCCTCTCCGAGGCGGCGCTGGCGGTCACCTTCACGCCGCCGGGGCGCGGTTGGCGCTCGCGCCGGCTCGACCCGGCGGCGCTGGCCGCTCGCGGGGAGGTCGAGGACGGGCCGCGCGAGGTGGTCTCGGTGGGCGTCCCGGTGCCGGGCGTCGAGGTGGCGGTGCGCGGCGAGGACGGCGCGCTCCTCCCGCCGGGCCGGCTCGGGCGCATCCTCGCGCGCGGGCCGTCGGTCATGGCGGGCTACCTGGGCCAGCCGGCGGCGACGGCGCGCGCGCTCGCCGGCGGCTGGCTCGACACGGGCGACCTGGGCTTCGTGGACGGCGGCGAGCTGTTCGTCCACGGCCGCGCCAAGGACGTCGTCATCGTCCGCGGCGCGAACCACGCGCCGGACGAGCTGGAGGCGCCGCTGGCGGCGGTGGAGGGCCTGCGCCCCGGCTGCGCGGTGGCGCTCGGCTTCGATCCGGCGGGGGAGGGCGAGGAGCTGCTCCTCCTCGCCGAGCGCGCGGCCGGCGCCGATCCGGCGCAGGACCCGCGGCGCGCCGAGGCGGCGCGGCAGGCGGTGCTGGAGCGCGCGGGGGTGCGCGCCCACACGGTGGAGATCCTGGCGCCGGGCACCCTCCCGCGCACCTCCTCCGGCAAGCTGCGGCGCGGCGAGGCGCTGCGCCGCTGGCAGGCCGGCGCGCTCGCGCCGCCGCGGCGGGTGAACGCGCTGGCGCTGGCGAAGGCCGCGGTGCGCTCCTGGGCCGGCTACGCGCGGGCGCGGCTCCCGCGTGCGTGA
- a CDS encoding NAD(P)H-dependent glycerol-3-phosphate dehydrogenase: MRCTILGAGSWGTALGATLASKGFPVCLWDKDAPVLQAIAQKHENTRYLPGLALPPSLAAAPDMARALEGAELVVFAVPSQAVRQVAIEGKRLLHAGVPICSVAKGIEVDTLMTMSEVLEDVLPVPMHPYLTFLSGPSFAKEVAAGLPTAVTIAGRWERISKQVQDAFHTRTFRPYTSTDVVGVEVGGCVKNVIAIAAGLSDGMGFGANARAALITRGLAEIGRLAMRKGANPMTLSGLSGLGDLVLTCSSEQSRNHTVGFELGRGKKLEEIQRALGQVAEGVLNTRSTRDLARKLKVEMPISEMVYRVLYEGQAPRQAVGELMNREMKPEN; this comes from the coding sequence ATGCGTTGCACCATCCTCGGCGCCGGGTCCTGGGGGACCGCGCTCGGAGCCACGCTCGCCTCGAAGGGCTTCCCGGTCTGCCTGTGGGACAAGGACGCGCCGGTGCTGCAGGCCATCGCGCAGAAGCACGAGAACACCCGCTACCTGCCGGGGCTGGCGCTGCCGCCGTCGCTCGCCGCTGCCCCGGACATGGCCCGCGCGCTCGAGGGCGCCGAGCTGGTGGTGTTCGCGGTGCCCTCGCAGGCGGTGCGGCAGGTCGCCATCGAGGGGAAGCGGCTGCTCCACGCCGGGGTCCCGATCTGCTCGGTGGCGAAGGGCATCGAGGTGGACACGCTCATGACCATGAGCGAGGTGCTGGAGGACGTCCTGCCCGTCCCGATGCACCCCTACCTCACCTTCCTCTCCGGCCCGTCGTTCGCGAAGGAGGTGGCGGCGGGGCTCCCCACCGCGGTCACCATCGCCGGCCGGTGGGAGCGCATCTCGAAGCAGGTCCAGGACGCCTTCCACACCCGCACCTTCCGTCCGTACACCAGCACCGACGTGGTCGGGGTGGAGGTGGGCGGCTGCGTCAAGAACGTCATCGCCATCGCGGCCGGCCTGTCCGACGGCATGGGGTTCGGCGCCAACGCGCGCGCCGCCCTCATCACCCGCGGCCTGGCGGAGATCGGGCGGCTCGCCATGCGCAAGGGCGCGAACCCCATGACGCTCTCCGGCCTCTCCGGCCTGGGCGATCTGGTCCTCACCTGCTCCTCGGAGCAGTCGCGCAACCACACGGTCGGCTTCGAGCTCGGCCGCGGCAAGAAGCTGGAGGAGATCCAGCGGGCGCTGGGCCAGGTGGCGGAGGGGGTGCTCAACACCCGCAGCACGCGCGACCTCGCCCGCAAGCTCAAGGTCGAGATGCCCATCAGCGAGATGGTGTACCGGGTGCTCTACGAGGGGCAGGCGCCCCGCCAGGCGGTCGGCGAGCTCATGAACCGCGAGATGAAGCCGGAGAACTGA
- a CDS encoding NAD(P)/FAD-dependent oxidoreductase has protein sequence MRDLVIAGGGPAGLALAAAAARRGLDALVLERGALPADKACGEGLLPAGVRALEELGARAHLDPSAHAPVRAIRWIDGARVAEARLPAPGGLGVRRTALSAALLAAARAAGAEVRERAAVLGHRRLAGEVRVETGAGEERARLLVAADGLASAIGRREGLEGPPRPGRRFGLRRHFAIAPWSDAVEVHFAEGVEAYVTPAGPGRVGVALLCEEAARDAYPRLLARFPALAARLAGAPTDSPLAGAGPLARAVRRRTLDRLVLLGDAAGYLDAITGEGLSLALAGALALGAALPAALQAGAGAASFAAWERGERLRYARYAAVTRLVLALARRPALRARALDRLGRHPALFARLVAAAVA, from the coding sequence GTGCGTGACCTCGTCATCGCCGGCGGCGGCCCCGCCGGCCTGGCGCTCGCCGCCGCCGCCGCGCGGCGGGGGCTCGACGCGCTCGTCCTGGAGCGGGGCGCGCTCCCGGCCGACAAGGCGTGCGGGGAGGGCCTCCTGCCGGCGGGCGTGCGCGCGCTGGAGGAGCTCGGAGCGCGCGCCCACCTCGACCCGTCCGCCCACGCGCCGGTCCGCGCCATCCGCTGGATCGACGGGGCGCGGGTGGCCGAGGCGCGGCTGCCGGCGCCGGGCGGGCTCGGGGTGCGGCGCACCGCGCTCTCGGCGGCGCTCCTCGCCGCGGCGCGCGCCGCCGGGGCGGAGGTGCGGGAGCGCGCGGCGGTCCTCGGGCACCGGCGCCTCGCCGGCGAGGTCCGGGTCGAGACCGGCGCCGGCGAGGAGCGCGCGCGGCTCCTCGTCGCCGCCGACGGGCTCGCCTCGGCCATCGGGCGCCGCGAGGGGCTCGAGGGACCGCCGCGGCCCGGGCGCCGCTTCGGCCTGCGCCGCCACTTCGCGATCGCGCCCTGGAGCGACGCGGTCGAGGTGCACTTCGCGGAGGGGGTCGAGGCGTACGTCACGCCGGCGGGGCCCGGCCGCGTCGGCGTCGCCCTCCTGTGCGAGGAGGCGGCGCGGGACGCCTACCCGCGGCTCCTGGCCCGCTTCCCCGCGCTGGCGGCGCGGCTCGCCGGCGCCCCGACCGACTCGCCGCTCGCGGGCGCGGGTCCGCTCGCCCGCGCCGTCCGGCGCCGGACGCTCGATCGGCTGGTCCTGCTGGGCGACGCCGCGGGGTACCTCGACGCCATCACCGGCGAGGGGCTCTCGCTCGCCCTGGCCGGCGCGCTGGCGCTCGGCGCGGCGCTGCCGGCGGCGCTCCAGGCCGGCGCCGGGGCGGCGTCCTTCGCCGCCTGGGAGCGCGGCGAGCGGCTCCGCTACGCGCGCTACGCCGCGGTGACCCGGCTCGTGCTCGCGCTGGCCCGGCGCCCCGCCCTGCGCGCCCGCGCCCTCGATCGGCTCGGGCGGCACCCGGCGCTCTTCGCCCGGCTGGTGGCCGCCGCCGTGGCATGA
- a CDS encoding response regulator — MADLARVLIQDGTLTLPQAERAAKAARGGDVASAALELKLADEGALVRGMARAHECPGIDLSRSAIPVAWLDAAGGAQFCREHRVVPVAVGRAELALAMGNPDDLAAADEVRFLTGKKILRYAAVGTAVVRALDGIERARAAGAPAWRGERAPALPDRAAGHAAIVKAGDPVASVALPEAEESMEIVGLADVMEPFEPPAPARQAAPPAAPRRPAAAPGAGAPEPHQTLRLEGLAIGKVALVADDDADVRQLVATVLAKMGCVVLQASDGKAALEMVRDAAPDLVVLDAMMPAMHGFEVCRAIKGDRALRTTRVVLCSAVYRGTVGTDAQLAFGADAFIEKPFRLDELTRVFKVALVGPAAAETTEERAAREEGMALWRQAADALTENRAERAVELARQAAAKDPWSAEAHYYLGHALVKLGQLFEAVAAYERAAELRPDVDASYQCLAQAYEKLGFQKSAREAWTRALETCKDPAKKKTIQARLLQLLGAS, encoded by the coding sequence ATGGCCGATCTCGCGCGCGTCCTCATCCAGGACGGCACCCTCACGCTCCCGCAGGCCGAGCGCGCCGCCAAGGCCGCGCGCGGCGGCGACGTCGCCTCCGCGGCGCTCGAGCTCAAGCTCGCCGACGAGGGGGCGCTGGTGCGCGGCATGGCGCGCGCGCACGAGTGCCCCGGCATCGACCTGTCGCGCAGCGCCATCCCGGTGGCGTGGCTCGACGCGGCGGGCGGCGCGCAGTTCTGCCGCGAGCACCGGGTGGTGCCGGTGGCGGTGGGCCGCGCCGAGCTCGCGCTCGCCATGGGCAACCCGGACGACCTCGCCGCGGCCGACGAGGTGCGCTTCCTCACCGGCAAGAAGATCCTCCGCTACGCGGCGGTCGGGACGGCGGTGGTGCGCGCGCTCGACGGGATCGAGCGCGCCCGCGCCGCCGGCGCGCCCGCCTGGCGCGGCGAGCGCGCGCCGGCCCTCCCCGACCGGGCCGCGGGGCACGCCGCCATCGTCAAGGCGGGCGACCCGGTGGCCAGCGTCGCGCTCCCGGAGGCGGAAGAGTCCATGGAGATCGTCGGCCTCGCGGACGTGATGGAGCCGTTCGAGCCGCCCGCGCCGGCACGGCAGGCGGCGCCCCCGGCGGCGCCGCGCCGGCCCGCGGCCGCCCCGGGCGCCGGCGCCCCCGAGCCGCACCAGACGCTCCGGCTCGAGGGGCTCGCCATCGGCAAGGTGGCGCTCGTCGCGGACGACGACGCGGACGTGCGGCAGCTCGTGGCGACGGTGCTCGCCAAGATGGGGTGCGTCGTGCTGCAGGCGTCGGACGGGAAGGCGGCGCTGGAGATGGTGCGCGACGCGGCGCCCGACCTGGTGGTCCTCGACGCCATGATGCCCGCCATGCACGGCTTCGAGGTGTGCCGCGCCATCAAGGGGGACCGGGCGCTGCGCACCACGCGCGTGGTGCTGTGCTCGGCCGTGTACCGGGGCACGGTCGGCACCGACGCCCAGCTGGCCTTCGGGGCCGACGCCTTCATCGAGAAGCCGTTCCGGCTCGACGAGCTGACGCGCGTCTTCAAGGTCGCGCTGGTCGGCCCGGCGGCGGCCGAGACCACCGAGGAGCGCGCCGCGCGCGAGGAGGGCATGGCGCTGTGGCGCCAGGCCGCGGACGCCCTCACCGAGAACCGGGCCGAGCGGGCCGTGGAGCTCGCGCGGCAGGCGGCGGCGAAGGACCCCTGGTCCGCCGAGGCGCACTACTACCTCGGCCACGCGCTCGTGAAGCTGGGGCAGCTCTTCGAGGCGGTGGCCGCGTACGAGCGCGCCGCCGAGCTGCGCCCGGACGTGGACGCGTCGTACCAGTGCCTGGCGCAGGCCTACGAGAAGCTCGGCTTCCAGAAGTCGGCCCGCGAGGCCTGGACGCGCGCGCTCGAGACCTGCAAGGACCCCGCGAAGAAGAAGACCATCCAGGCGCGGCTCCTCCAGCTCCTCGGCGCGAGCTAG
- a CDS encoding M3 family metallopeptidase, producing the protein MTTPPPLAARALTGTPDDLTRGCREDVARARAEAERLAGMGPAPDPLRALEAYDAAFGALAEAGARASLARNVHPDPRLREAAEACEREVDAAATELSLDPRLYRALGAVDGAGLDPASRHLLEKALRDFRRAGVDREPAVRERVRALRDELTRIGQEFGRNIKDDVRALRLDPEELAGLPDDFRRSHPPGPDGRVTLTTDNTDYVPFITYARSGRAREALWRLYRLRGHPANLEVLGRMLARRAELARLLGYASWAAYATEDKMIGGDAEAAALIARVTAASTRRLERDHAQLLARKRQDDPAAERVQPWDSAWLQERVKAEQYGFDAREARPYFEYTRVKEGVLALVGRLFGVALTPVSGAPAWHPDVEVYDVAEGGRALGRVYLDMHPRDGKYKHYAQFTLASGQAGRRLPEGVLVCNFPRPGAAPALLEHGEVKTFLHELGHLLHHVLGGHTRWATQSGVATEWDFVEAPSQMLEEWVWDPEALGGFARHVETGAPIPADLVTRMRRADEYGKGLWVRQQMFYAALSLELHRRPPDGLDATALVAELQERYTPFRHVEGTYFHASFGHLDGYSALYYTYMWSLVIAKDLFGAFRREGLFAPAPARRYRRSVLEPGGSRPAAELVQAFLGRPFSFEAFEEWLDA; encoded by the coding sequence GTGACCACGCCGCCGCCGCTCGCCGCCCGCGCCCTCACCGGCACTCCCGACGACCTCACCCGCGGCTGCCGCGAGGACGTGGCGCGCGCCCGCGCCGAGGCCGAGCGCCTCGCCGGGATGGGCCCGGCGCCCGACCCGCTCCGCGCGCTCGAGGCCTACGACGCCGCGTTCGGCGCGCTGGCCGAGGCGGGCGCCCGCGCCAGCCTGGCCCGCAACGTCCATCCGGATCCGCGCCTGCGCGAGGCGGCCGAGGCGTGCGAGCGCGAGGTGGACGCGGCCGCCACCGAGCTCTCGCTCGACCCGCGCCTGTACCGCGCGCTCGGGGCGGTGGACGGGGCCGGCCTCGACCCCGCCTCGCGCCACCTGCTCGAGAAGGCGCTGCGCGACTTCCGGCGCGCGGGCGTGGACCGCGAGCCGGCCGTGCGCGAGCGGGTGCGGGCGCTCCGCGACGAGCTCACCCGCATCGGCCAGGAGTTCGGGCGCAACATCAAGGACGACGTGCGGGCGCTGCGGCTCGACCCGGAGGAGCTGGCCGGGCTCCCGGACGACTTCCGGCGCTCCCACCCGCCGGGGCCGGACGGGCGGGTGACGCTCACCACCGACAACACCGACTACGTCCCGTTCATCACCTACGCCCGGAGCGGTCGGGCGCGCGAGGCGCTGTGGCGCCTCTACCGGCTGCGCGGCCACCCGGCCAACCTGGAGGTGCTCGGGCGCATGCTGGCGCGCCGCGCCGAGCTGGCGCGGCTGCTCGGGTACGCGAGCTGGGCCGCCTACGCCACCGAGGACAAGATGATCGGCGGCGACGCCGAGGCCGCCGCCCTCATCGCGCGCGTCACCGCCGCCTCGACGCGGCGGCTCGAGCGCGACCACGCCCAGCTCCTCGCGCGGAAGCGCCAGGACGACCCGGCGGCGGAGCGGGTCCAGCCGTGGGACTCGGCCTGGCTGCAGGAGCGGGTCAAGGCGGAGCAGTACGGCTTCGACGCCCGCGAGGCGCGCCCGTACTTCGAGTACACCCGGGTGAAGGAGGGGGTGCTGGCGCTGGTGGGCCGGCTCTTCGGCGTCGCGCTCACCCCGGTGAGCGGCGCGCCCGCCTGGCACCCCGACGTCGAGGTCTACGACGTCGCGGAGGGAGGGCGCGCGCTCGGGCGCGTCTACCTCGACATGCACCCGCGCGACGGCAAGTACAAGCACTACGCCCAGTTCACGCTGGCCTCGGGACAGGCAGGGCGGCGGCTGCCCGAGGGCGTGCTGGTGTGCAACTTCCCGCGCCCCGGCGCCGCGCCGGCGCTGCTCGAGCACGGCGAGGTGAAGACCTTCCTCCACGAGCTCGGCCACCTCCTGCACCACGTGCTGGGCGGCCACACGCGCTGGGCCACCCAGTCCGGCGTCGCCACCGAGTGGGACTTCGTGGAGGCGCCGTCCCAGATGCTGGAGGAGTGGGTCTGGGATCCGGAGGCGCTCGGCGGCTTCGCGCGCCACGTCGAGACCGGCGCGCCCATCCCCGCCGACCTGGTCACCCGGATGCGCCGCGCCGACGAGTACGGCAAGGGGCTGTGGGTGCGGCAGCAGATGTTCTACGCCGCGCTCTCGCTCGAGCTGCACCGGCGGCCGCCGGACGGGCTCGACGCGACCGCGCTCGTCGCCGAGCTGCAGGAGCGCTACACGCCCTTCCGCCACGTCGAGGGCACCTACTTCCACGCTTCGTTCGGGCACCTCGACGGCTACTCGGCGCTTTACTACACGTACATGTGGTCGCTCGTCATCGCGAAGGACCTCTTCGGCGCGTTCCGCCGGGAGGGGCTCTTCGCGCCGGCGCCGGCCCGCCGCTACCGCCGGTCGGTGCTCGAGCCGGGGGGCTCGCGGCCGGCGGCCGAGCTGGTGCAGGCGTTCCTGGGCCGGCCGTTCTCGTTCGAGGCCTTCGAGGAGTGGCTCGATGCGTGA
- a CDS encoding oxidoreductase translates to MREGETSVAPTRSGPGPQPRRRIKELEAMVADVVVETHDTTTLVLFTGNERLDYEPGHFLTIDPHQFEGLERWTAYLEDQKGKREPPRAYSMSSSPLEKYLAITVKEERYQRGVTKYPPLLSPLLVKRTARGQRLHLVGFTGPYTLPADVTSRTDHVVHLVAGSGAVPNYAILKHALTLYPELRHTFVCSNKTWRDVIFRRGLAELQERHPDRLRVVHTLTREEEPARRGPDVRQGRVGAALLRELVPDPTACLVYACGPAIGPYERRAAKERGEEPAPRFLEAAQAALAEAGVPAARIKTESYG, encoded by the coding sequence ATGCGTGAGGGCGAGACCTCGGTCGCGCCGACCCGGAGCGGCCCCGGGCCCCAGCCGCGCCGGCGCATCAAGGAGCTGGAGGCGATGGTGGCCGACGTCGTGGTCGAGACCCACGACACCACCACGCTCGTGCTCTTCACCGGCAACGAGCGGCTCGACTACGAGCCGGGCCACTTCCTCACCATCGACCCGCACCAGTTCGAGGGGCTGGAGCGGTGGACGGCGTACCTGGAGGACCAGAAGGGCAAGCGCGAGCCGCCGCGGGCCTACTCGATGTCCTCCTCGCCGCTGGAGAAGTACCTGGCCATCACGGTGAAGGAGGAGCGCTACCAGCGCGGCGTCACGAAGTACCCGCCGCTGCTCTCGCCGCTCCTGGTGAAGCGCACCGCCCGCGGCCAGCGGCTGCACCTGGTGGGCTTCACCGGGCCGTACACGCTGCCGGCCGACGTGACCTCGCGCACCGACCACGTGGTGCACCTGGTCGCCGGCTCCGGCGCGGTGCCCAACTACGCCATCCTGAAGCACGCGCTGACGCTCTACCCGGAGCTGCGCCACACCTTCGTCTGCTCGAACAAGACCTGGCGCGACGTCATCTTCCGGCGCGGCCTGGCCGAGCTGCAGGAGCGCCACCCCGACCGCCTGCGGGTGGTGCACACGCTGACGCGCGAGGAGGAGCCGGCGCGCCGCGGCCCGGACGTGCGTCAGGGCCGCGTCGGCGCCGCGCTCCTGCGCGAGCTCGTCCCCGATCCGACCGCCTGCCTCGTCTACGCCTGCGGCCCCGCCATCGGTCCCTACGAGCGGCGCGCGGCCAAGGAGCGCGGCGAGGAGCCCGCGCCCCGCTTCCTGGAGGCGGCGCAGGCCGCGCTGGCCGAGGCGGGCGTGCCGGCCGCCCGGATCAAGACCGAGTCGTACGGCTGA
- a CDS encoding acyl carrier protein, translating into MTPREAAVAAEIRRLAREELGLEQAVEDGEELAGRLDSLALLSLVVAVEDHFRVRVGEEDAAGLRTLADLARFVAARAEGRSAEASP; encoded by the coding sequence GTGACGCCTCGCGAGGCGGCCGTCGCGGCCGAGATCCGCCGGCTGGCGCGCGAGGAGCTCGGCCTCGAGCAGGCGGTGGAGGACGGCGAGGAGCTGGCCGGCCGGCTCGACTCGCTGGCCCTCCTCTCGCTGGTGGTGGCGGTGGAGGACCACTTCCGCGTCCGCGTGGGCGAGGAGGACGCGGCCGGTCTCCGCACCCTGGCCGACCTGGCCCGCTTCGTCGCCGCGCGCGCCGAGGGGCGCTCGGCCGAGGCCTCGCCGTGA
- a CDS encoding type III polyketide synthase encodes MHHDAAPRLTAVGRALPRHHLDQEELIQALRGLWAEKHFNVERLEDLHRAVQVSGRYLALPLEAYASLDSFRKCNDAFVEVAQELGAEAIQQALARAGLRPRDVDHVFFVTVTGVATPSIDARLVNRLGLKPSVKRTPIFGLGCLAGAAGTARAADYLRAFPGEVALLLSVELCSLTLQRQDLSVANIIASGLFGDGAAALALTGGDRGAAGPRVLATRSVFYPDTERVMGWDVVDTGFKLVLSAGAPDVIREHLGGDVDAFLAEHHLTRRDVRHWVAHTGGPKILQAMETSLALPEGALARSWRSLRDIGNLSSASVLFVLGDLLESGEARPGDLGVMAAMGPGFCAELVLLRW; translated from the coding sequence GTGCATCACGATGCCGCACCTCGCCTGACGGCCGTCGGCCGCGCCCTCCCGCGGCACCACCTCGACCAGGAGGAGCTCATCCAGGCGCTGCGCGGGCTCTGGGCCGAGAAGCACTTCAACGTCGAGCGGCTCGAGGACCTGCACCGGGCGGTGCAGGTGTCCGGCCGCTACCTGGCCTTGCCGCTCGAGGCGTACGCCTCCCTCGACTCCTTCCGGAAGTGCAACGACGCGTTCGTCGAGGTGGCGCAGGAGCTCGGGGCGGAGGCGATCCAGCAGGCGCTCGCCCGCGCCGGCCTCCGGCCGCGCGACGTGGACCACGTCTTCTTCGTCACCGTCACCGGGGTCGCCACCCCCTCCATCGACGCGCGCCTCGTCAACCGGCTCGGGCTGAAGCCGTCGGTGAAGCGCACGCCCATCTTCGGCCTGGGCTGCCTGGCGGGCGCGGCCGGCACCGCCCGCGCCGCCGACTACCTGCGCGCCTTCCCGGGCGAGGTGGCGCTGCTCCTGTCGGTCGAGCTCTGCTCGCTCACGCTGCAGCGGCAGGACCTCTCGGTGGCGAACATCATCGCCTCCGGGCTCTTCGGCGACGGCGCCGCGGCGCTCGCGCTCACCGGCGGGGACCGCGGCGCCGCGGGCCCGCGCGTCCTCGCCACCCGCTCCGTCTTCTACCCCGACACCGAGCGCGTCATGGGGTGGGACGTGGTCGACACCGGGTTCAAGCTCGTGCTCTCCGCCGGCGCGCCCGACGTCATCCGCGAGCACCTCGGCGGCGACGTGGACGCCTTCCTGGCCGAGCACCACCTCACCCGCCGCGACGTGCGGCACTGGGTGGCGCACACCGGCGGGCCCAAGATCCTGCAGGCGATGGAGACCTCGCTGGCGCTGCCGGAGGGCGCCCTGGCGCGGTCGTGGCGCTCCCTGCGCGACATCGGCAACCTCTCCTCCGCCTCGGTGCTGTTCGTGCTGGGCGACCTGCTCGAGTCGGGCGAGGCGCGGCCGGGGGACCTCGGGGTGATGGCCGCCATGGGGCCGGGCTTCTGCGCCGAGCTGGTGCTCCTGCGATGGTGA
- a CDS encoding VOC family protein, whose amino-acid sequence MTPGAAQQVLVNVDVPDLGRAERFYTAALGLTVGRRFGDAGVELLGAAAPIYLLATPAGSPPFSGAAERRRFDRHWTPVHLDFAVPDLDAALARAEAAGARRDLPVQQHAWGRLAVLADPFGHGFCLLQFEGAGYDAIATGG is encoded by the coding sequence GTGACCCCCGGCGCCGCGCAGCAGGTGCTCGTGAACGTCGACGTCCCGGACCTCGGCCGGGCGGAGCGCTTCTACACCGCCGCGCTGGGGCTCACGGTCGGGCGGCGCTTCGGCGACGCCGGCGTGGAGCTCCTCGGCGCGGCCGCGCCCATCTACCTCCTCGCCACGCCCGCGGGCTCGCCGCCGTTCAGCGGCGCCGCGGAGCGCCGCCGGTTCGATCGCCACTGGACGCCGGTCCACCTCGACTTCGCCGTCCCCGACCTCGACGCCGCGCTGGCGCGGGCGGAGGCGGCGGGCGCCCGGCGCGACCTCCCGGTCCAGCAGCACGCCTGGGGGCGGCTGGCCGTGCTCGCCGATCCGTTCGGCCACGGCTTCTGCCTGCTCCAGTTCGAGGGCGCGGGGTACGACGCGATCGCGACGGGCGGGTGA